The proteins below are encoded in one region of Naumovozyma castellii chromosome 6, complete genome:
- the MRP1 gene encoding mitochondrial 37S ribosomal protein mS43 (ancestral locus Anc_5.398), which translates to MLRRIPKLKLGQSIRSYIVPSLSHITEGNALPGLLSVNGTQNAWFDRTRHYTEQLNGLVKDQEPTQQESYLDLVLRYGESGTRKDIVNYASLLFNLNFCYSTLKGCSEPLPIPQIGADTLLKTPDVSVYGNEAKLSVTYPKLNDNIKNSFGSITEFKTLLINSNLGISGDGFTWLVARKNTSTSLGSSTSAWTTARDSTELFVVNTYNSGSPFLLNKMDMMDNLSRRLAEIRKAQEPEPAEEEVSNNDTSEYMKSVEEARQTNAYEKSKKYIPLLAIDASPKSWLSDYGVFGKQEYLERVWKSIDWNIVGTRLPN; encoded by the coding sequence GAGGGCAATGCACTTCCTGGGCTTCTTAGCGTGAATGGTACCCAAAACGCATGGTTCGATAGAACTAGACATTACACAGAACAATTAAACGGACTTGTGAAAGACCAAGAACCAACGCAACAGGAATCATACTTAGATCTGGTGTTACGCTATGGAGAATCTGGTACCAGAAAAGATATCGTTAATTATGCGTCATTGCTATTCAACTTGAATTTTTGTTATTCTACTTTGAAAGGTTGTTCAGAACCATTACCTATTCCTCAAATTGGAGCTGATACTCTCTTAAAGACTCCTGACGTTAGTGTCTATGGTAACGAGGCAAAACTGAGCGTGACATACCCTAAActaaatgataatattaagaattcCTTTGGTTCCATAACTGAATTTaaaacattattaataaattcaaacttGGGTATATCCGGGGATGGCTTTACTTGGCTAGTGGCAAGGAAGAATACGTCAACAAGTCTGGGATCTTCAACATCTGCTTGGACCACTGCAAGGGATTCTACTGAACTATTTGTTGTTAATACTTACAATTCTGGTTCTCCATTTCTACTAAATAAAATGGACATGATGGATAATTTATCGAGGAGGTTGGCTGAGATTAGAAAAGCTCAGGAACCAGAACCTGCGGAGGAAGAAGtatccaataatgatacATCTGAATATATGAAATCTGTTGAGGAAGCAAGACAAACGAACGCCTACgagaaatcaaaaaaatacaTACCTTTGTTGGCTATCGACGCTTCTCCTAAATCCTGGTTATCAGACTATGGTGTATTTGGGAAGCAAGAATATCTTGAACGTGTTTGGAAGTCTATAGACTGGAACATTGTAGGAACTAGACTTCCGAATTAA
- the PAL1 gene encoding Pal1p (ancestral locus Anc_5.399): protein MLDRSDTQNSGRGRPFSTTNPFRSAANVDVGVNQYGNDRQFQDWASSQMRGTSSHSSFSTPYEADEMFGRNIASPAESAFSGNMSPKGVKPASTNPFLDDVEERPASPPRQTNTRPRPVHSSSTDEKERLRQRYLQVDNEQTVKPVSSTLPPPPSYEEAAGPKKSKGKYPSEKEHSHRHRSERERDRHPRHRHRSDHNSSHNKASTSSPSKKDKRKSKVLMPKNVDTIDKLDVTGLFGGSFHHDGPFDACTPHRNKGNKVAPVMAFPADGPNSTIGGASAKKSALNEVFGREDDDEDDGLYKLRNDTKDAIRGNVGNVKQMDTKNKTELVHGPTTAGLGSTTFLDGAPAAGNTSNNINRNKSVSYKFREENAHKFDNLRRNMSTNSHAPTRHRTGSTEGYPPRYNSSSSSIQRSRNPERISTTKSGGSGTGHITFGDDEDDIYLGLPQQTKKKSAGSKLLNRVKSLKVGGRKN, encoded by the coding sequence ATGCTAGACCGCTCAGACACGCAGAACAGCGGTAGAGGCAGACCATTCTCTACAACTAACCCATTTAGATCAGCAGCCAACGTTGATGTTGGTGTGAACCAATATGGTAATGATAGACAGTTTCAAGATTGGGCCTCATCTCAAATGAGAGGAACTTCTTCACACTCCAGCTTCTCAACACCCTATGAGGCGGATGAAATGTTTGGAAGAAACATAGCTTCGCCCGCGGAAAGTGCATTCAGTGGTAATATGTCTCCTAAGGGTGTTAAACCAGCTTCCACCAACCCCTTTTTGGATGATGTGGAGGAAAGACCTGCCAGCCCACCAAGACAAACAAATACTAGACCTAGACCTGTTCATTCCTCTTCGACTGACGAAAAAGAAAGACTCAGACAAAGATATCTTCAGGTCGACAACGAACAAACAGTCAAGCCCGTTTCATCTACTTTACCACCTCCACCTTCTTACGAAGAAGCAGCAGGACCTAAGAAATCTAAAGGGAAGTACCCTTCAGAAAAGGAGCATTCTCACCGTCACCGTAGTGAGCGTGAGCGTGACCGTCATCCTCGTCATCGCCATCGTAGCGATCATAACAGCTCACATAATAAAGCCAGTACATCGTCGCCATCTAAGAAAGATAAGAGGAAAAGCAAAGTATTGATGCCTAAGAATGTTGATACCATTGATAAGTTGGATGTTACCGGGTTATTTGGTGGCTCATTCCATCATGATGGTCCATTTGATGCCTGTACGCCCCATAGAAATAAAGGTAATAAGGTGGCTCCAGTGATGGCATTCCCCGCAGATGGTCCTAATAGCACCATTGGTGGTGCCTCTGCTAAGAAATCGGCACTTAATGAAGTTTTTGGTAGggaggatgatgatgaagatgatggTTTATATAAGTTAAGAAATGATACAAAGGACGCCATTAGAGGAAATGTAGGAAATGTTAAACAAATGGACactaaaaataaaacagaGTTGGTTCATGGACCAACGACTGCAGGTTTGGGATCTACTACCTTCTTGGATGGTGCACCTGCAGCTGGGAACActagtaataatataaacAGGAATAAATCCGTATCTTACAAATTTCGTGAGGAAAATGCACACAAATTTGATAACTTACGCAGGAATATGAGCACAAATAGTCATGCTCCAACTAGACACAGAACAGGATCAACTGAAGGATACCCTCCTAGATATAATAGCAGTAGTAGCAGTATACAAAGATCAAGGAATCCCGAAAGGATATCGACCACGAAAAGTGGTGGTTCTGGAACGGGACATATCACatttggtgatgatgaagatgatatttACCTTGGACTCCCTcaacaaacaaagaaaaaatctgCTGGCTCCAAACTTTTGAATAGAGTGAAAAGTTTAAAAGTAGGAGGCAGAAAAAATTGA
- the YPS7 gene encoding putative aspartic endopeptidase (ancestral locus Anc_5.401) gives MYHIHSNIMITFILLLLPLFSKLKSASAESTSSIWKPFPTLDIGTINDGVYYVNVTIGSPPQQEMLRIDTSQPFVWVLSGADDKQCNRLDSGCLSGNRFYPEESTTGESATNSTIYSLNFLDTFRVNGSIVVDNLNFTNTDITAALDYTTFNSSKNNSIIDIGDDFLVIKNFGFINAEDSYPTDMGSLGLSSTFNETLNYSPSGNFNTSFSMLAMLAESGLIDSQSYSLWLGNGAERDTQLSSQRTPDPQYNNGKLLLGSVDPSLFKEPFYQFDVLPYVDPNTQIESFSFPVIPMNAIYIVSKTGTGTNVTSEDFLEPVLLNSNFRSNYLPLNSIIQIAIQVGATYVESLDRWLLPCSIANENVHFEFTFDKLNIKAPLIDFLESTFDSTTNTSMHFSDNSEACFLKLYPNTYVGFNALGRPFLKSVYLAVEQEGRIVGMAQAVQEMNSTFLNADVVPATTRIASSKKSVSSSSLKITATTTSSFSIPSEIFTVSYKGNGKTSSMSSTLNTTFGIAAMSSGYIPYATYINITDVDLSLSPSSASGYLLTVPGQFTATVYSNGIIVGPGRSFYVTSTSTTTRSSSSMFDSISLTAFSDLASSTEVTRVANVGNKRNTIEYKFDGLSKTVWCMLLLFVGGFMINIFM, from the coding sequence ATGTACCATATACATAGCAACATAATGATAACATTCATATTACTCCTACTGCCTTTATTTAGTAAACTCAAATCAGCATCCGCAGAGTCCACTTCAAGTATATGGAAACCGTTTCCAACGTTAGATATCGGTACCATTAACGATGGCGTATATTATGTCAATGTGACGATAGGCTCTCCGCCTCAACAGGAAATGTTGCGAATCGACACTTCACAACCCTTCGTTTGGGTCCTTTCTGGAGCAGATGATAAACAATGTAATCGATTAGATAGTGGATGTCTTTCAGGGAATAGATTTTATCCCGAAGAATCTACAACGGGTGAAAGCGCAACTAATAGCACTATCTATAGCCTTAATTTCCTCGACACTTTTAGAGTTAATGGTAGTATCGTGGTggataatttaaatttcaCCAACACTGATATCACGGCAGCTTTAGATTATACCACATTTAATTCTAGCAAGAATAATTCTATTATTGACATTGGAGATGATTTTCTTGTGATCAAAAATTTTGGGTTTATTAATGCCGAAGACTCATATCCAACAGATATGGGTTCGTTAGGTTTAAGCAGCACATTTAATGAGACATTGAACTATTCTCCTAGTGGTAATTTTAATACATCCTTTTCAATGTTAGCAATGCTAGCGGAGTCTGGTTTAATTGACTCCCAATCGTATTCTCTATGGCTAGGGAATGGTGCGGAAAGGGATACTCAATTATCCTCTCAGCGTACACCAGATCCACAATATAATAATGGGAAGTTATTATTGGGTTCTGTAGATCCAAGCCTTTTCAAGGAACCCttttatcaatttgatGTACTCCCTTATGTGGATCCAAATActcaaattgaaagttttaGTTTTCCAGTTATTCCAATGAATGCAATTTATATAGTCTCTAAGACCGGTACAGGAACCAACGTTACTTCAGAAGATTTCTTAGAGCCAGttctattaaattcaaattttcgTTCTAACTATTTACCCTTAAATtccattattcaaattgcCATTCAAGTGGGGGCCACTTATGTGGAATCTCTGGATAGATGGCTTCTTCCATGTTCTATCGCCAATGAAAATGTTCATTTTGAATTCACTTTTGATAAGCTTAATATTAAGGCTCCTCTAATAGATTTCTTAGAAAGTACTTTTGATTCAACTACAAATACATCCATGCATTTCTCAGATAACAGTGAAGCATGctttttgaaactttatcCCAACACTTATGTTGGCTTTAACGCCCTGGGGAGACCATTTTTGAAGAGTGTATATTTGGCAGTTGAACAAGAAGGACGTATTGTTGGTATGGCACAAGCTGTGCAAGAAATGAACTCAACTTTCCTAAATGCCGATGTCGTTCCAGCAACAACCCGGATTGCATCTTCTAAAAAGTCAGTATCGTCGTCAAGTTTAAAAAtaacagcaacaacaacaagttCTTTCTCGATACCCTCAGAAATATTCACGGTGTCCTATAAAGGGAATGGGAAAACTAGCAGCATGTCAAGCACTTTAAACACAACATTCGGTATAGCTGCTATGTCCTCAGGTTACATACCTTATGCCACATATATTAACATTACCGATGTCGATTTGAGCCTCTCGCCTTCAAGTGCATCTGGATATCTTTTGACCGTTCCAGGTCAATTTACAGCCACAGTTTATTCTAATGGCATTATTGTTGGTCCTGGAAGATCATTTTATGTGACATCTACGTCCACTACTACAAGGAGTTCATCATCCATGTTTGACAGTATCTCATTGACTGCTTTTTCTGATCTAGCAAGTTCTACAGAAGTTACGAGGGTGGCTAATGTTGGAAATAAGAGAAATACTATAGAGTATAAATTTGATGGACTATCGAAGACTGTCTGGTGTATGTTGCTGCTCTTCGTTGGTGGTTTTATGATCAATATCTTTATGTAG